From the Deinococcus aquaticus genome, one window contains:
- a CDS encoding DUF11 domain-containing protein, with translation MFLPAHVPAARTLLPALLAVAALLGLTLPGAARAGGTPAGTTITNQASATAAGELYLSPAVDTVVRAQCAVAVTPDGTSAQPAYRVGIAPGGESVLPYRLVNTGNVDDSFRLSWQVAPGSTFTPSGARVVRDLNGNGVPDSGEPVTDRVSLSVDASADLLLIVQAPAEATGTAFMGLVGGCVSASSSVHASDSGNVAAVRVNGGAELQIEKSFTPPAVAPGGTTQVTVRVRNLGNKPSEEVDVTDPLGTPALRGLSLLGGTVDAPTGRLGALAAGSDVVNWRVPSLLPGQVVSLTFRMQVSPDANPGSRVNVATLSGGGFNLQAEAAVQVTSRPGVNLGPAGNPAALPGGEGSSDDRQVRPFTVLGQPGCFMHAVQNTGNVPDRVTLDGTFTLGQGTLTWRDAQGAPLSQPLNLTPGEQRDVQVCLSVSAAGSDGARALLSAHSEAGAPVNRTEDTAPLVDPRAPELVKTVTPAGTVPSGAVLTYTLRAGNPYGAPLTDVILRDPLPAGLTFLDASDGGTLDAFTRTVVWPARTLAPGQTREVTLRVRVNADVPDDTRLDNVFTLASSELPSPVSSAAARSHVYTSALLISKAAAPTTVTTGDRVTFTVTIRNGSRVSDLSGGTLLDTPPTGLQFIPGSAAVDGAPTADPAAQSGGALRWTVGALPAGATRTLTYAMRVTPLAGESLVNVAVANMQAPQGAQIGSAEARARVKVTPGIFTASAELNGQVFTDRNRDGRFTPDLDTPVQGARILLAGGRSALTDQAGRYHFGAVPRGPQVLRLDPSSVPGEALSVPQDGGLSGTRNVVVLNLTSVDFPLAPVGGDVYSVRDTTVRRGDVTLRKEVTWLGGAHYRVRVTVTSPAALSGLEVADPLPTGAVLTDGRSGFTVDFPGGSMTNDYSFTFSGTPEQAGTDPYLRWRLP, from the coding sequence TTGTTCCTCCCCGCACACGTCCCTGCCGCCCGCACCCTGCTGCCTGCCCTGCTGGCAGTGGCCGCGCTGCTGGGCCTGACCCTGCCGGGCGCGGCCCGCGCGGGCGGCACGCCGGCCGGCACGACCATCACCAACCAGGCCAGCGCCACCGCCGCCGGGGAGCTGTACCTCAGTCCGGCCGTGGATACCGTCGTGCGCGCCCAGTGCGCCGTGGCAGTCACGCCCGACGGAACGTCCGCGCAGCCGGCCTACCGGGTGGGCATCGCGCCCGGCGGGGAGAGCGTGCTGCCCTACCGGCTGGTGAACACCGGGAACGTGGACGACTCGTTCAGGCTCTCCTGGCAGGTCGCGCCCGGCAGTACGTTCACTCCCAGCGGCGCGCGCGTCGTGCGGGACCTGAACGGCAACGGCGTGCCCGACAGTGGCGAGCCCGTCACGGACCGCGTGAGTCTGTCCGTGGACGCAAGCGCGGACCTGCTGCTGATCGTGCAGGCCCCGGCCGAGGCGACGGGAACGGCCTTCATGGGTCTGGTGGGTGGCTGCGTCAGCGCCAGCAGCAGCGTGCACGCCAGCGACAGCGGAAACGTCGCGGCGGTCCGGGTGAACGGCGGGGCGGAACTGCAGATCGAGAAGAGCTTCACGCCGCCGGCCGTCGCGCCCGGCGGCACCACACAGGTCACGGTGCGCGTGCGCAATCTCGGGAACAAACCCAGCGAGGAAGTCGACGTGACCGACCCGCTCGGCACGCCCGCCCTGCGCGGCCTCAGCCTGCTGGGCGGCACGGTCGACGCGCCCACCGGCCGCCTGGGCGCCCTCGCGGCCGGCAGCGACGTCGTCAACTGGCGCGTGCCGTCCCTGCTGCCGGGTCAGGTGGTCAGCCTGACCTTCCGCATGCAGGTCTCACCCGACGCGAACCCGGGCAGCCGCGTGAACGTCGCCACGCTCAGCGGCGGGGGCTTCAACCTGCAGGCCGAGGCGGCCGTGCAGGTCACGTCCCGTCCCGGCGTGAACCTCGGCCCGGCCGGGAACCCGGCCGCCCTGCCCGGCGGGGAAGGCAGCAGCGACGACCGGCAGGTCCGCCCGTTCACGGTGCTCGGGCAGCCCGGCTGCTTCATGCACGCCGTGCAGAACACCGGGAACGTCCCGGACCGCGTGACCCTGGACGGCACGTTCACGCTCGGGCAGGGCACCCTGACCTGGCGGGACGCGCAGGGCGCGCCGCTCTCCCAGCCGCTGAACCTCACGCCCGGCGAGCAGCGGGACGTGCAGGTCTGCCTGAGCGTCAGCGCCGCCGGGAGCGACGGGGCGCGCGCGCTGCTCAGCGCCCACAGTGAAGCGGGCGCGCCCGTGAACCGCACCGAGGACACCGCGCCCCTGGTGGACCCCCGCGCGCCCGAACTCGTCAAGACCGTGACCCCGGCCGGCACGGTGCCCAGCGGCGCGGTGCTCACGTACACCCTGCGCGCGGGCAACCCCTACGGCGCGCCCCTGACGGACGTGATCCTGCGCGACCCGCTGCCGGCGGGCCTGACGTTCCTGGACGCCTCGGACGGCGGCACGCTGGACGCCTTCACCCGCACTGTGGTGTGGCCGGCCCGGACCCTGGCCCCCGGTCAGACCCGCGAGGTCACGCTGCGCGTCCGCGTGAATGCCGACGTGCCGGACGACACCCGCCTGGACAACGTGTTCACCCTGGCGTCCTCGGAGCTGCCCAGCCCGGTCAGCAGCGCCGCCGCGCGGTCGCACGTGTACACCAGCGCCCTGCTGATCAGCAAGGCCGCCGCGCCCACCACCGTCACCACCGGGGACCGCGTGACCTTCACGGTGACGATCCGCAACGGCAGCCGCGTCTCGGACCTGTCGGGCGGCACGCTGCTCGACACGCCCCCCACCGGCCTGCAGTTCATTCCCGGCAGCGCCGCCGTGGACGGCGCGCCCACCGCCGATCCGGCCGCGCAGAGCGGCGGGGCGCTGCGGTGGACCGTCGGGGCGCTGCCCGCCGGGGCGACGCGCACCCTGACGTACGCCATGCGCGTCACGCCCCTGGCGGGCGAGTCGCTCGTGAACGTCGCCGTGGCGAACATGCAGGCCCCGCAGGGCGCGCAGATCGGCAGCGCCGAGGCCCGCGCCCGCGTGAAGGTCACGCCCGGCATCTTCACGGCCAGCGCCGAACTGAACGGGCAGGTGTTCACGGACCGCAACCGCGACGGGCGCTTCACGCCGGACCTCGACACGCCGGTGCAGGGCGCGCGGATCCTGCTCGCCGGGGGCCGCTCGGCGCTGACCGATCAGGCGGGCCGGTACCACTTCGGGGCCGTGCCGCGCGGGCCGCAGGTGCTGCGCCTGGATCCCAGCAGCGTGCCCGGCGAGGCGCTGAGCGTCCCGCAGGACGGCGGCCTGAGCGGCACCCGCAACGTGGTCGTCCTCAACCTCACCAGCGTGGACTTCCCGCTCGCGCCGGTCGGCGGGGACGTGTACTCCGTGCGGGACACCACGGTGCGCCGGGGTGACGTCACGCTGCGCAAAGAGGTCACGTGGCTCGGCGGCGCCCACTACCGCGTGCGCGTGACCGTCACCTCGCCCGCCGCGCTGTCCGGCCTGGAAGTCGCTGATCCCCTCCCGACCGGCGCGGTCCTGACAGACGGCCGCTCCGGTTTCACCGTAGACTTCCCGGGCGGCTCCATGACCAACGACTACTCCTTTACTTTCAGCGGCACACCGGAACAGGCGGGAACGGATCCCTACCTGCGCTGGAGGCTGCCGTGA